TCTTCTAGATTCGGTTTAGATAAGACCAACGGAAACACTAAGGAACGCACCACATTTGATAAGGGAATCCAAGGTCGGTACAAAGGATAAATGACTATTTTCCCCTTCATATTTATCCACTGATATTTCCTTCTTCCTCCGATATCTGATTCATACGTTccagtagtccatttcgcataacttttcgagatataaccgatggtactagtttcgtattgagatcgttgttagattaattcctattaattatcgttcgtgttaaactaatcgagttattatcggctaaatccctcttgactagtctaatagcgttgacgagcctgagggtccttacatcattccttgatactttgatcaatCATAATATGATGACCAAGTCACTAATACTAAAGTCATTGTAAACAAACTTTACTTCATATGCTTTAAATAAATACTTGCATGAAAGAACAAatgatagaaatggaacaagtcatgTTCGTAGTTACTAATTAACCTTGAACTGAAAGATAATGTCATCCTTGTTCCCAATATGTCTCCAGGTTCTTCGTGAGTAACGAGAACAAGTCCCAACATTTCTATGTagctagtctaacctaacgaagttgaattTAGTAATCAAATCGAGCGACTCCGATTTttggaactaaacttgacatgccaacgcttgaTGAGTTCAACCGAACAATGATTTAACAACCATTCAACGACCATATCTCCTCAATTGTTAACCAAATTATGAAAATGATATCATTTCTAAAATAAAAACTAGAGAAGATCCTCTAAACTTTAATTGCAAGTGGATAACTTAAAGCCGATTAATATGAGAAAAACGATTAACGAAGAACCGGAAAGTTCATGTAGATAAGATGTTCTAATTTCACTAAGACCAAGCACTATGGTGACCCATTTCCCTTAGCTATAGAATATTTGAAGATAAGGGAAATGGGTCCAAAGCCAATCTCACAATGACGCTATGCCATCCCTTAGCTATACTACATGGAAATTCAGTTTCCGTATAAATAGTTCCCAACCGATACTGAGTATATGTGtagtaaaaataaaaagaacgaaaataaataaaaagagtgaaaaatagaAATATTAGTGTAAAATAGAAAACCAGAAACAGATACGTTAAATATACACGAAAATTGAACGGAAACTCAGTTTCTGCAAAATTAAAGAGCACACGTGTTTCCGTGTGATATCTCTACGACTACAAACCTCATCAAATGTGCTGAACTTTGAAATGTATCTAACGAATATCTCTACGTTTAAGCTACACGGAAGACCATAATAGTTGGTTTCTCTCCGATTAAGCTATAGCAAAGCGAAATCCTTCACCACAGTGCTTGGTCTAATTAGCCAGAGGCAAAAATTATTTTCTAACAGATAAtaagtaataaaatattaaattattacATTACCATTGTGACGTGTTACACATATTATACATAGTTGGAGTAATTGAAAAGCCCTAAAGTATAGTCCACTCCTGTTGAATCTAACCactcatctccttgaatgaaCGACGCTACTGTGAAATTCATGGCGTCAAGAGGATTTGTGATCACATGGTAACCCGGCCAATCAACTCTTCCAGACGTGTTGGCACCCGGTCCCCAATTCGCAAACTCACCATAATACAATTTGTCAATACCCACATCATCATTCCATTCATGCCATCCTTTTGGATCAATAAAACCTCCGATATATGATTCGAGGAAAACAGTTCTTGAATAATTTCTCCAAGGACGACCCAGATATGTTTTTGTTAGTGTGATTTCTGCTGCTAAATCCAAGCTAGGTTCTATTGTGCAATTCTGGATCGAAATACCAGTATTTTGGTTCAGATCGGACCGACTTTGTGCTGTTATCATATTTTTTTGGCCTGGCAGGGGTTTTCTTGGTATGATTTTGCTACTCTGAATTACCACAGCCGCATCACCAAAGATGAAATCAACAGTACCTATGATCACACAATTTTTATAGAATTGACGATGAGAATGAACGTAAAGTGTATCCTGGTATGCGTCCATTTTGCATCGATTTATAACAGCTCTATCTGCACTAACTCGGATTGCCACTGCTTGTTCCTTACCGGGACCAGCTGCGTTCACAAATGCCATGTCTTGAGCCATGAATCCAGCACCTTCTACAACTGGATTAACAACAAAACATATTATAGAGAATAAATAAAACACAGATATATCTCAATATGCTtcgaaaaaaataatatatatatatatcaataatAGTTAACTTTACTTACGAACTGTACCGCAAGTGAAAGTTCGCATTCCGTCAGCAACATTAAGGCTCCCTGTAATGATCGTCAAATCCATGCCATCACCAACAAACATCAAATTCCTCTTGTGCTTCCCAACAATGACTTGCCCGTTATAAACACCCTTCTTCACATATATCACATACCGGGTATGACTCATATTCGGTGCGGATTCAACTGCCTCTTGAACCGTCATATATGTTCCACTACCATAcatgtcaacaacaacatttggTATCACCATCTCCGAAGAACCATCCAGAAAGTTGGCCCGGTCACTTGATTTCACCCATGAAGGGTACGGGCCATCGTTGTCGTCGTTCCTTGGAGGTGATATTGCAGTTATCATGGCTAAGGAAGTTCTTGCTTTAGCTATCAAATCTTCTGCCTCCACTACTATGTTAACCTGCTTACTTGACTCACTAAGTTCATCTAAGCATGTAACATGGTTTGTAAGTACAGCACTAAGCCATGTGTGAGCATCAACATATGATGAAGGAGTCAATGATTCTAAAGCCATTATTGAATCCATGACTCCATCAATGGATAAGCTCATTAGGTTGCCACAAACTGATAGAGCTGATTTTTCCTTCAAGTCATTAGAATGGCTATTAAGACCATTAGTAATAACATCTTTAGAGTTGCTAATATGTGACAATGTTTTTTCCAAAAACATTGGAAGCAAATCCATGTCTGTGCATGAAGTTTGGTTGTAGGCCTTATCACATAAATGAGAAGGGACGACAACAAACTGTGATGTCGACAATGGCAATAGATGGTAACCTATAAATGCAGTAGAGCAAACGATGGCGGCAAAACAAAGAACAGTGTAAATTTTCTTAAGAGAAGAATAagaggttgatgctgatgatggTCTCTTGTAATCAACAAGATCAGTGTTGTTTACTAATAGTAGAGTTTGGAGATTATCATTGGAAGGAATACATGATGccattttaaaacaaaaacaagtacaaaacatagaaaaaagaaagaaaagggatGCCTATTTGCCCTCGGAAATCAGATCTCCCCCTCTCAAAGTACAATTTTGTGATTGAGTTGAGTTGCCTTCCCATCATGTTGCTGTTTATATGGAAAATGATAAGGTGTGTAAAGATACCCTTTAGTGGATATACCCCACTCCTAAAGGCGTCGACCTCCTCATTTTTTAATTTAAGTTAATTCTcctttttgcaattttcatttaaCTCACTGCTCTTGTACTCCTCATCCTAGTTCGTAAATTTGAGAATTATATCCGTATAATTAGTAAATCCGTCTGTATCGTCGGAATCGGTCCGTATCATCGGTACGTTTGTAACACATATTTAGTTTTTCAAACTTCCGGCCTAATACGAATTACTGAATTATACGGCTGTATAATATTTTGCCACCTCATCACAAAATTATCATTGTCTatcacatttttcattttttactttTAAAAATTTACTTATGCCAATATAAGCTTTATAAAATTGAGATACATGTTATTTAGTATTTACTGATTATACTGTATATATTATATGTATAGTTCATTTAAATTATTGAAACATAGTATCTAAGGAGAGGTTACGTAAAAAAAGACTTTTTACACGTTAATAATATATGCTAAATTTTGCATACCAAATTTGTATATCTAAAATGAATTATACATACTTATGACATTCTTAATCATCTTCGGATTACATTGATTGACCGAGTAGTAGACTGGATTTACATTTCGTTAAAACCAATAATACTTGTATCTTTGTCGTCTCGCACGCTTTCTGTGCTCCCTAAGTGTTAAATAGCGTCCCAAGCTCAGAGTGGTAAGAATTTGAACACCAAGACTTCAAAAGAAGAGCAACCAAATGAAAGAAATAGTGTTTTTAAATGTTTTTAAAAGAAGCTTCAACAGTGGAACCCTGGAACCTACAAGAGAACTTTTTTACCAACTGTTTGGTATATTAGAGAGCCATCGAGTACCCTTTCCCTTTTTACTATTTGACCCACAAACCTTTGTTTAAGAGGCTGATTTTTTTTCGTAGACTCGTTGGCCACACATCATCCAGACAACACATGCCAAAATCTAATAcctgagaaagaaagaaaggccggctaaattggggcctatgccattGGGACCTATAGATTACTTCATCTACCTAATACACGATAATAAGGGATGTCTAATATTTATGTAAACTATCAAAATTACCctcaaaaaatattaatattactaaattatcccatcaatccttaataaacataactaacaaaaatcagttttcattTCTAACCTAAAAACCGATTCTTCATCTCCTCTACTCCCtctctttttatatttttgaaaCCGAAAATCGTCGATGATCGACGATTCAAAAACGATTATTCGtttctttcttctataaaatgtcaAAACCAAGAACTAAGTATGCTACTAACAGGAATCATTCTAGTGCGGACAATCCCGGACTTGTTGAAGCGATTCGAAATAGAACGAAGGAAGTGCAAGAACAATCTGAAGCCTCTCCTATCGCACAAGAGGAAGAAATtggtcgaatcaggtacttttctatcaacccaatcctctaaactaggttttagtaacatgcattaggttagaaatcgagagttttgaaatcaaaaattttCAGTGTTCGCAGAATCGGGTTACGTTAATGTCGAAGTAACCCGATGCTTGTTAGAAacggattatgttcttcaacttataaaccgattgttcTACATGTGAAAATGAATCGTGGATCATTAATGTATAAATAGCCCGATTGTTGTAGCCAATATTCCTGGATCTTTATTTTGTtgaaatcggattacatatgtcttCATAAAACCGATTGTGTAGTtggaatcggattttatatgtatatcgagtaaatcGATTTCTGGAATCGGTTTACATTAACACTTAACAAAAACCGATTGTGTATCTTGATTTAGAAAAAATGCATTCGATTTCATTTTTGTTTGTCGCTTAACTCCGTATTCTACATGCCAAACAAGGACAACCAACAAAAgcaagccgaaaagaaatataagaagagaCATGACCTTGCTAATCCTAAACCTTTGGGACCTCGTCGAAAAGGCGGtaaaaatttgaatgcttcccacTGAAGGGCCACGGGAGTAAAGCCAAAGGGATCaacatcaatgacccaccacctccAGTGAAACAACCAACACATGAGGAATCTGATTCTGATACACCTACTGAACAAGAAGGTGGTGAGGAGGAGATGAATGTAGAAGTAGAAAGTCTTGGCaagaaaggtgttgaagaagaaagtgatgagagtgaaagtgatgaagatagtcGTGGAAataaaggtgttgaagaagaaagttgtggcaagaaatgtgttgaagaagaaagtgatgagagtgaaagtgatgaagaaggagGTGAGGATAAAGTGATGAAGAAGGAGGTGaggatgaaagtgatgaagaagaaggtgaggatgAAAGTGATAAGGAAGTTGATGAAGAGATAAAAGAAGTCGTTCAAGGAAAAGTGCAAGATCAAGAAGTTCAACAACAAGACCAAGGAGGAGACGCTCAAGAAAAAggtaagaagaaagaaggagCAAAGAAGAGGAAAGGTGACCACATGCCTGACCCGCTGAAGATGTTTGCTCGCGGCCCTGATGATCCACCTTTCGGGATACCCGCTGATGGAGGAAATGTATTATGGGGTTACAATGGGCCTCCGTCGTTTACAATACCATAGGAAGTACCTAAACCTTATGCTATGTGATGTAAACATTATTATCCGTGTAGTGTTTTGATTGTCCATCGtggttgttttgttttataggatcacaaggatTCCGTTCGTCTTATGAAGACAGTAACGTCAGTGAGTATGATGAGGCAATGGCCACTTATAGCACCAGAATCCACCGAAGGAGAAGTTCCGGAAGTAGTCGATCTAGTCAATTCTATGGGGTTAGTATCTGCGGTCGAAAATTTGGACCACCTTGGTTAGACAGacctctttgttccgcctttGCCGAGAGATACTACGGGGAAACGGATACCTTACATCTTTTGTTTGGATGaatgacgataactccaaatgatgcgaagttcGTTACCGGGCTAAGCATAGAAGTTAAAGCCGTGAAGCACAAAGGGCACGCGCAAGAGCTTGCGTGGGACAAGATTTATGCGCGGACCAAGgaagtgttccaatgggatgaggagaaGACCAAGAAGGAGATGCTAGTAGGCAAGTCAAAGCAGATGATATTCCATCTCTCGAAGATGAGGGACAACTTCATGGTAACAAAGAAGCTTCGTGCTCATGGAAAAGAGGTGACGCCGCAATGTATCACCGCCACGGCCAATGCGTATGTACTCTATGTCCTGGGAGCTGTTATCTTCCCCGACGTTTCCGGTGCGCGTGTGAACGCCAACTTTATCCAGCTGTTGCAACCATTTGACAAGATGCATGAATACTCTTGGGGAATTTCCATGCTTGCACACTCATTGAAGGAGTTGAGAAATGCTTTTAGGGCATCCAGGAACCAACTCGGagggaatatggcttttctgcaggcgtggatatatttgcacttcccaatatttgctaAAAGGGCTTTTGAGAACAAGGAATGGTACGAATAGCATTATGGAGACAAGTACAACTACAAAAATAAGacgaagaaacaaaaaaaaggattttcTGAATTTGAGACGCTAGTTAGAGAACTTGACGACGAAGGATTTGTCTTTGATCCTTACAAACAGGATTTGGATAAAGGAAAAGGAAATAAGGTTGGATGCAGAGAGTAAAGTGAATATTTTGGTCCTTTGTTTCACCCTAGAGGAtaagaggatatgtaatgtacaacccgacgAGAGTTGCAAGACAATGCGGTTACGTACAAAAAATCCCAAAGTCTCACAAGATGTTCAACATCAATTGGACAAaaaccaaatcatatgataatgATGTTTTCATTGTTCACAAGCCTTTACCATCATGTGATTATTGGGAAGACAAAGCGTTTCACAGATATCCTTTGGATGGTCCATCTTGAGAAGATGACGAGACAATTCGGGGTTACATACCGTGGTACCTCAAAGTTTCacatactcgagtgatacgatTAGATGAGAGGCCCAAGATACAGGACAAAGATACGGCTCTAGATTACTTGGTgcgtattgttactcaattacgatttttttaatggttttaacattatatattgaatgtttgttatttgaaattgaattagAGAAGATGAGTCGGACACTTGATAACCCAAGCAAAGCTAGaaatcagggaaggaaaaagtGTGAAGGACAATGAAAAGCTAATTGATGAATTGAACggtctcgaagatgtagaagctggtgcaaataggaggaggaggaggagccaaagaaaaaaatgaagagaGCACCCCCAAAATGGATGTCTGATGGTGTATCAAGCAGTGCCCAACTTCCTAAACGAGGATgcggtggacgtggtcgtggtggggatgttgaTGACTGAATGGTTACATTCATGTGtatgtctttaactatggataattatggagtcaaaacttatgtctcgtcttaaacttattgtcgaattatgtttggttatattcCTATTTTATGAATTACTTAATCTGGTCACTTTAAAAAATTGTTTGTGTTTGTCCAAGACGCGATAAAATAACCAACCACAATATGTGCAAAAATTGTAGGATTCTGGCATTT
This is a stretch of genomic DNA from Papaver somniferum cultivar HN1 chromosome 1, ASM357369v1, whole genome shotgun sequence. It encodes these proteins:
- the LOC113360750 gene encoding pectinesterase-like, coding for MASCIPSNDNLQTLLLVNNTDLVDYKRPSSASTSYSSLKKIYTVLCFAAIVCSTAFIGYHLLPLSTSQFVVVPSHLCDKAYNQTSCTDMDLLPMFLEKTLSHISNSKDVITNGLNSHSNDLKEKSALSVCGNLMSLSIDGVMDSIMALESLTPSSYVDAHTWLSAVLTNHVTCLDELSESSKQVNIVVEAEDLIAKARTSLAMITAISPPRNDDNDGPYPSWVKSSDRANFLDGSSEMVIPNVVVDMYGSGTYMTVQEAVESAPNMSHTRYVIYVKKGVYNGQVIVGKHKRNLMFVGDGMDLTIITGSLNVADGMRTFTCGTVLVEGAGFMAQDMAFVNAAGPGKEQAVAIRVSADRAVINRCKMDAYQDTLYVHSHRQFYKNCVIIGTVDFIFGDAAVVIQSSKIIPRKPLPGQKNMITAQSRSDLNQNTGISIQNCTIEPSLDLAAEITLTKTYLGRPWRNYSRTVFLESYIGGFIDPKGWHEWNDDVGIDKLYYGEFANWGPGANTSGRVDWPGYHVITNPLDAMNFTVASFIQGDEWLDSTGVDYTLGLFNYSNYV